The DNA region CGCAACGGCGCCCATCCGCTCGCGGCAGGCCGCGGGCGTGGGGCGGGGGCATTTGGCACAACCGCTATCCGCTCAGGCTCAGGGCCTAGACGGGCGAGAATCTGAGCACGGCTGAATTCGCTGACAGTGATAATCGCGTGGGCCTGGCGCGCGCTGCGCTTGACCCAGCCCGCCAGCAAGCGACTGGCGGTGGTGGGCAGCCGATCGGAGAGGGAGAAAAAATTAAGGTCGTGAATCGTCACTATCGCCGGGCAGCGCACTCGCACCGGCAATAGATCGGCCGGTGAGTGAAGCAGATCCAGGTTCTCGCGCGCGACATAGGAGGGCAACAAAAATTGCTCCACCAGGCGCCAAGTCACTCGTGATTCAAACGGCAGGGGGCACAGGTGGCGGCTGAACTGCACGGGCAAGTGGGCAAAGCTGGCATGGTTGCGGGGGTTGGTGAAAAGCACATAGCGATGACTGTGGTCGTAGCGTGCCAGACCGCTTACCAAGCCACGGGCATAGCTTTCCAGGCCCCGGTAACCCGGAATCAGCCACATTAGATTGAGCCCAATGCGCATGCCCATACTGCTCGCATGCAGAGCAATCTTGGTGCCAATGTGGCCGCGGCGCGCGGTCCGCCCGGCTACCCGAGCGCGAACGCTGGATGTCTTCCCATGAACCCCAGGAGCGGGCTCAAAGCGTGGATTATCGTGGCGGCTGGCTTCGGGCTTAGGAGCTTCAGAAGGGGTAGTTGATGCCCGAAAAGATCGCGCTGCCGTCGGGGCCATAGCCGACATCTACAAAGGCTACTACGAAAGGCAGGGCCAAGCCCCGAAAGCCTAGGCCACCGGCAGGATGCATCTGGGAGAATGGCAGTTGCGAGGCGTCATGAAAGACTCGCCCGACATCGACAAACGGTGCCAGCTCGACCACGGCATGCGTATCGAACATGTTGACGGACCAGACTCGGGTGCGGACCTCGAAATTGAACAGGAGCATGTTGTTATCGATATAACGACCGCTGCCGCCGCCGCGCCAGGTCTGCTGGTCGCTCACCGGCAACCCCAGCAGGCTACTCTCGCCTGGTGAGTCACCACCCATCCAGCTCATCGCCCAGAAGGGAGTTTCATTGCCTGCGGGCACATATCGAGTGTAGATGCGTCCCGCCAGCGTCACCCGATTGCCGATCGCCTGGTAGCGGCGAAAGTCGGCGGCGAATTCCGAATAGGATGAAGAGCTGAGAAAAGCGCGGTCGGAGACGCCGGCAAACAGCGCTGCCAGACCGCCGCTAGTCGGTACGGTTAAGGAATTCCTGGTGTCGTAGGACAGGATGAGCTGATTGAGCATCTCAGTGCCGCCGTTGAGTCCCTTGAGGTCGGGGAACAACGCGCGAGTGTATGGCAGATTGGTCACCGCGCCGTGATAGGTGCGCACCCAACGCGGCCGCTCGCGCAAAGCCAGTTGGAGGTGCCGAGAGAAGTTCACTCCGAGCAGCCCATCAACGTATAACTGTTGGTAGGTGTAATTGCTTTCGTTGCCTTGGCTGGAATTGTTACTCAGACCGAAAAACTCGTAGGTGGGATCGCGCTGGAATAAAAAATGGCCCTCCGCCGTCCACCAGCGCTGGCGCTCCAGGCCGGTGGCATAGTCCGCTTCCACCGAGCCGGCCTTTTTTTCCGCCCCACCCGCGATCACGTACCATTGGGTGTCGGCTGAGGGATAGGCCAGATAGCGAAAATTGGCCCCCGGCCCCATCAGCGTGTTGTAGTTGACGTCGGGCGCGATGATGCTTTCGATTTGCTGGTTGTTGTCCAGGTTAAGGAAGACCGTCATCAATCCGCCGGTGGTGCCGCTATAAGGATCGGTCACTACCTCGGGCACCGGGATCAATGGCCAACTGCTGGGGTTGGTTAGCGAAAACCCGCTGCCTTGATTCGCCTGGGCCCAGGCCGGGGTGACCAGCCAGGCCGCGAGCAGGCCGAAGGCTACCAGCCAGCGCCAACCCCTGATTGTCCGGGTGGAAAGTTGGGAGCAGTGTAGGCGGCGGCGATGTTCGGAGATCCAGGCCGACAAGCTTTACATACGCTCCCACGCATTCTCGGCATCCCACCGCGTCGCACACGCCGGCGCGCGGGGGGCCAAGGTAAAATCTCGCCCCAGTACGTCGGCCAGGGCGATCCCTAGGGGAATGCGCAATAACAAGTCCATCGCCCCGATCGCCATCGACAAGGCGAGCAGGACGCCGCGGTCCGCAACGGCTTGAAAGCCATAGACGAAAAGCGCTTGGGTCGAACCCAACCCCAGCGGCGTCAAGGGGAGCGCAGCCAGAATCACGATCGCCGGTATCGAGGCCAACACCAAGCCGGGCGAGAGCATGATTCCAAAGGCGCGCATTTCCACATAGAGCAAAATGGCTTGGAGCGAGAGAGTTGCCAGACGAATCGACATCAGCACGGCGTAATGACGCAGGCGGGCTTGGCGAATCGCGGTCAGCGAGGGCCGGTCATATAGCCAGCGCGCCGGCTTCCAGCGCGGTCTTCCACTCATGCACAGTACGCTTAGTCCACCCGCCAGAACGCAGCCCGCGGCAGAATAATACCAGGGCAGAAGCAGGGGCGCGGGCGCCAACAGCAGCGCGGCAAGCAATTCCATTACCGCCAAGGTCTGAATATCAACGAAAGTCTGAAATGCCAGGGTACAGCCGGCCGCCAATAAAGGAACCTCACGGCGACGATGGACGAACAGAACCAGGGCACTGGCCGCCAGCGCGGTATTGACCAGTTGCAGAAAGTGCTGGGTAGAAACACCCACCAGCATCTCGCTGTAGGCGAAGGGGCGATGGAAGTAGCTGAACAGCCGCGCCATCAGCAGGCTGTCCGCCAACAACCACAGCGTAAAGCTGGCTACCGCCGCAAGCAGGAACAGGGGCCAGTGAGCCTGCGACAGACCGCGCCAGAAAGCTTCGAGCGAAACACCTCGCGCAACGTCGACGATTATCGCAAGCGCCAGCAAGCCTCCCAGGATGGTCTTGAGTTTGCCCAACGCGGGGGCACTTCCTGCTTGGGCCGCTAGCAACGGCTCAGTACTCAATTGCGTCCACTCGATCCATTCGCCTCCGTCACGCCAGCTCACCGCCGCCCCGCTTTGAAAGCATTGAAACCGAGGTTCATCAAGTTCAATGCCAGCCGCATTTCGCGGTCGAATTTCAGGTCGAACGCAGAAGGGCAACCGGTTGGAATCGTGGACTGCACGGGAACGGTGGCCACAGTTGTGCCCCTCCGATCGTCTCCAACCCGATCGGTACCCCGTTCAATCCTTCCCACGCCCCAGGCTGTGGTCTGTAACTAGGCTAATCCCTACTACGCTGTGGCAGTTAAGGGAATCCTGCCTTCCCCTCCAAAAAAGGTTAAAACAAATGTAATTTGTATTGGTAGAGCAAAATTAAATCAATACACGCGAATAATGCCGAATTCTACCACACGGCTGGCGGGTCACTGTTTGGTTGCTTGCGATCGTCGCAACTTTCTGACAGTTGTCGCATTTTTCGAACCCGCCCGGAACATGACGATTGGCAGTTGCAGCCGCCTGTCGGCCACCCGCAGTTTGTATCGTTCCTCTTCTGTGAGGGCAAGACAAGGTTTAGGAAATCAGGAGACAATCCAACAAAAACCTTGTTATAAAAGTGAATCTCATGGGAAGCGTCATTTGTCGTAAAAGCCGTGAGATAGAGGCTTGTAACGTTAGCACTTAATGGCTATCCATCATTGCTGTCCTCTGCGCCGACCGACCAACCGCAGGTGAGGGGCGGGGTGACAAAAGGGGGATCGCGGTGAGTGACAATCTCTCGCTGCTGATAACCGGGGGCGCGGGCTTTATCGGCAGCCACGCTGCCCGGCGCTTCGCACGGCGCGGTTTCAGGGTAACCATCCTGGACAACCTGTCGCGGCCGGGGGCCGAACTCAATCTGGCTTGGCTGCGCCAGGAGTGCGCGGAGATCGAGTTCACGCGCTGTGACGTGCGCGATCGTGACGGGATCGAGGCTATCTTCCGCGGCCGGCAGTTTTCCGCCGTGCTGCATCTGGCCGCTCAAGTCGCCGTCACTACTTCGCTGGCAGCGCCTTGGGAGGACTTTCAGACCAACGCCGCCGGAACTCTACACCTGCTGGAGGCGGTGCGCCGCTATTGTCCGGAGGCGGTTTTCATCTTCGCTTCGACCAACAAGGTTTACGGAGAATTAGCCGAGTTCGAGAGCACGCGGCGCGGCAAGCGCTGGACCTTCCGCGATCGCCAGGGGGTTGATGAGAGCACTTTACTGGATTTCCATTCGCCCTACGGTTGCTCCAAAGGCGCGGCCGACCAATATGTGATCGACTATGCACGGATTTATGGCTTGCGCAGCGCCGCCTTCCGCCAGTCGTGCATCTATGGCGAGCGGCAGTTTGGGATCGAGGATCAGGGTTGGGTAGCCTGGTTCGCGATCGCCGCCGTGCTCGGTCGCCCTCTTACGATCTACGGCGACGGCGCGCAAGTCCGCGATTTGCTTTATGTGGATGACCTTTTGGATGCCTACGAGTTGGGCTTGGAGCATCCCGAGGCGATCGCGGGGCAGGCATTCAATGTGGGCGGTGGCCCCGCCAATACGCTCTCGTTGCTAGAGCTAATCGAGCTGTTGGAGAGCAGCCTGGAGCGCCGAATGAGCCCACGTTTCGAGAGCTGGCGGCCCGGCGATCAGAAAGTCTTCGTCTCCGATATCGGCAAACTCTCGCGCCGCCTCGGATGGCGCCCTCGGGTCGGATGTCACGAAGGGGTGCAAAGGCTGCTGGTTTGGGTCCGCGCCAATCGCGAATTGCTCCAGCGTCACCTGGATGTCGCAGACTCACAAGCTCGCTAATGAGGCGTGCAAATGAGGTGCGGGCCGAGCATGTCGGAATGCCCCTTCAGGCGTCAGGCGTGATCCGCGTACCCAAAGCAACAACGCCCTCCCGACCTTTGCCGAGAGGGCGTTGCCGCCCTGACCTGGCGCCTTGGCCATTCGCTATGCAGCCAGTTTCTTGAGCGCCGGACAGATGCGCAGTACGTTCTTGTGGAAGATTGCCTGCTTGTCGTCTTCACTCAGAAAATCGAAGCCGCTGATGATCGGCACCAGGTCATCGCTGGGGCGCCCGGTTTCGGGCCGGATCGCGCCCCCGGAGCCCGGTGTTTCCGTGCCAAACAGCATCCGGGCCGGAGTACGCTGTTTGATGGCCGCGGTGAGGTAATTTACGTCCAGCGCACAGGTATCGAAAAACAAATTGTTGCGCAGATCTTTTTGCGACAGATGGCGATCGCTGGGAATGAACCGATCCAGCGCACCGCCGCAATGGCAGACTACCACCTTGAGCTCCGGGAAGCGCTCGAACACGTCGCTGTGGGAGAGCAATTGGGTGGCCAGGTACTGCTCCATCACGAAGCCTATCTGGTAGTTCTCCGGAATCACGTCGAAGCGCGGGTCTAAGCAATTGGTGCCATGCACGATAATGGGCAGGCCCAACTTCTGGCAGCGCTCGTAGACGGGGTACCAGTACGGCTTGTGCATCCCCGGCGTGGTACGTGCGCCGGCCGGATCAGGACTTAGGTAAACCGCGCCGAAGCCCAGCTCGTTAACGCATCGATCCAGCTCGGGAAGGCAGTGGCTCAAGTCTTCGGCGTCGCTGCGTTGAGGCAGTTGGGCCGCGCCGATGAAGCGAGTCGGATGCATCTCGACCTGCTTGGCGATGAAGTTGTTGACCAGGCGGGTCCAATGTGGCAGCAGATGGGGCTGCATCCAGCCCAGCATCGCGAAGGGCCGCGGCCCGATGATCTGCACGTCGATGTTGTGGTCGTCCATCAAACTGACGTGCCGGCCGGTGCTGGCGTTCCAGGCCTCGGGAGTCATGTTCAGCCCCGCCAGCCCCTGCGGGGTGCGCGGATCATGAACCCTTGGGGTGTTGGATGCGAGCATCCCGGCTAACACAGCAAAACCATTGCCTGGCGCCGAGACGTGACCGTGAACGTCAAGAACCTTAATCCCTTTGTACATGAAAACTCGCTTCCTTTGGCCGGTAATTTTTTAAGTGCGTCCTGCCAGAATTGCGATAACCCAAAGTGCAGCCATGGCGCAAGTGCCGCGCGCGCCTGCGGCCAAAGAGGTGGCTCCCAACGCCCCGCCCATGGCGCCCGCATCCCGCGATGGTATTGTAGGCGGGCGCACGCGGCGGTCTGAAGCGGCCCCGCGATTGCGTCGCGATGCAGAACCCTTAAGGTTGAGCGCGGGGCGCGTGGATAGTATGACTGGCCAGCGCTGGGGCGCGGGCGAAAGCCGGCGCCGTTTTGGAGGACTGCGCAGGTGGAGCGATTATGAGGTATCGGGCGGCAAAGATCGGAATGGCACAGGCGGTTTTGTGGAGCGCGATGGCGGGGCTGCTGGCGTTGGGCGCGCTCGGCTGTGGCAACAGCGGCGGCTTTTTCAACAACGGCATCTCTACCGCCTATTGTTCGCAAGGCTACGGCCCAGGCACCGGAGCCCTGGCCGGGCAGTGTGTGCCGGTTCGTCCTACCCAGGCCGCCCAAAGCCGCCCGCCCCTGTTGACCTCGCCGACCACAGCGCGCCAGCTCTCAGGCGCCTCTCCCGCGCGCGGTGCGATCCTGCGCTCCAGCATGTTTGCTCGCCACCAGCAGCATTAGTCCCTTACACCACCCTGGCCGCGCCGGCTGCGCGACTGGTGCCGCTTACGACGCCGTCTCGCCGGAAGCTTCCAATAGCTGGGGATCGTAACCGGCGCGCGCTAGCACCCGCCGCGCCGCCGCGTAGACCTTGGAACTGTCGCTCCAGGAGGAGACCGGCACGGCTGGGGCGGCGCTAAGCCGTCCCAGCAGATCGGGGAGTTCGTCACCCGCTAGTTCTTCGCATTGCTGATAAACTCCCTCCGCCATTTCCTCCAGCGGATTGTGAACCGCGAGCACCGCCCGAATGGCGTGCAAGCCGCCGCCGCTGGGCGGCAGCATCAGCAAAGCCGCCAGCGCACCGTGATCCAACTGCAGGCGCTTGGCGAGCGGCAGCGCTTCGCCGCTTTTGCGCGCGGCCATGGGCAGCAAGATCTTTTCCTCCAGGCTGATATGGCGCAGCAGGCGCTGGCGGAAGTGCTCGTAGGCCGCGTCGCCGCCCGGGTCCCGCTCACTGGCGCGCGCCAGTAACCGATCGAGCTGGAGATGTTCGGCGGCCATCAAGGCGTAAAGCTGGCCGTGAGCTGGCATGTAAGCCGCCCCCTCTTACTCCACCCCCGGCATCGCGACGAAGCCTGGCAATCGCTTGACCCGCGCCAACCAGCCGCGCACTCCCGGGTAGGGGCCGAGATCGATTTGCCCCTCGGGGCACAGGGCGGTGTAGGGAAAGCAGGCGCATTCGGCAATCGTAGGTTCCTCGCCTGCCAGCCATTGATGGTTTGCCAGCCGCCGCTCCATCACCGTCAGTGCCTTGATCCCCTTGGCTTGGCAGGCGGCCAGATCTTCTTTGAAGCCCCAGCGGATGATCCCGCGAGCGATCGCCAGCCCGGAGAGAATCTCGTTCTGCGCCAGCTCCATCCACTGCAGCACTTCTGCGCCAGCGCGCGCCTGGGCCGGCATCCAACGCCGCTGTCCGTCGTGGGTGAGCGCCAGATAGTACAGAATCGCGGTCGACCCCCACAGCACCACCTCGCCATCGACCAGGGTCGGAATCTGGCCGCGCGGATTGAGCGTGAGGTAGTCGGCGGGTAGTGCGTTGCGCCCGTCGCCGCCACGCTCAATCTCGATCTTTTCATAAGGCAGTCCCAAAAATGACAGCAGCAGGCGGGCCTTGTAGGAGTTGCCCGAGGACTCGCGTGAATAGAGTTTCATCGATCTCCTCCCGGCGCGGACGAGTTGCCCAGCTCGGCCCACGCTAGCACAGACGGCCATTATACGCAGGTGGGCGTGGCTGGGACGCACGTCGCAATCATTTTGCACGATGGCGGCACAATCGGCGCGCTAAGCTTGAGACTGTAAATCGTTTCGCGGAGGCTTCACGGACCATGCCCGAGAAGGAAACCTTGCGTCGCGTGCGTAAAGACAAGGAGGAAGGCAAGGCGGCCAGCACCCAGGCCGGGGAATTCGTTCGCGAGGAAATCGAACATGTCAAGCACGGCAAGCACGGGGTCAAAAACCCCAAGCAGGCAATTGCAATCGGACTATCCAAGGCGCGCCGGGCCGGGGTCGAGCTACCGCCGCCCGAGGCGGGGCGGCGCAAAGAGAAATCCCGCAAGAGCACTTATGGCAAGAGCAAGGGGCGCGGAGATGGATCCAAATCGGGCTCGTGAGCGCCGCGCGAATAACGACCATGAGAAGTCGGTTAGCTCAACAGCAAAAAGGGATTGATTGTTAGCAGGTTCATCCGTCGCCCATCTGATACAGCGATGTTATTACGGTCGCCGCGTCCGCGGTCTGCGGTGTGATCCTTTTGGTCAGCATCAAATTGGTCAGCACCAAAGCGGTAGCGCTGGCCGCGAAGTACTCGCGCCGGGTGCTGGCTTAATTGAAGCCGGTGGTGGCCAAGCGGGCAAAGGTCGGGATGAAGTAGCCCTGGATAAACTCGATCGCAATCAGAACCACAATCGGTGAAAAATCGAATCCGGCGAACACCACTGGCAGATAGCGGCGGACGAAATCGAACAGCGGCTCGGTGATCCCATAGATAAAACGCACGATCGGGTTATAGGGGTTGGGCTCGATCCAGGTCATTACCGCGGAGATTATTACCACCCACAAGTACAGCCCCAGGAGCTGGCTGACGATGCCCAACAGCGTAATGACAAAATTGGTATAGACAAACACGGGATCGATTTTAGCGTGAACGGCCTAGTTCACGCGAGCGGGTGGCGGCGGCTTTGACCGCGTGGCCGACCACCTGGACAAAGTTACCTTGCTCGAAGGCGCGCAAAGCCGCTTCGGTGGTGCCGCCGGGCGAGGCCACCATGCGGATCAATTCATCGGGCGCCAGCTTGGATTGGCGCATCTGGGCCTCGGCGCCACGCACCGTTTGCAAGGCCATCGCCAGCGCTTGCGGCGCGCTCAGCCCTTCGGCACAAGCGGCCTCCGTCAAGGCTTTGATGAACAGATAAACGTAGGCCGGACCGCTGCCCGACAGCGCGGTGACAGCGTCAAGCAGGGCTTCGTCCTTGACCACCACCGCCTCACCGACCGCGACGAAGAGCTGGTGGGCGAAAGCCAGGTCGGCCGGCTTTGCGCGGCGGCCGCGCGCCAGCGCCGCCATGCCCTCCCCCACCATCGCCGGTGCGTTGGGCATCACCCGAATCACGCGCGCGCCGGGCAGTCCCCCCTCCAGGGTGGCCAGCGGGATTCCAGCTGCGATCGAAATAACTAACTTATCTTGCCCGGGTCGCGCGCCATTGGCCAACGCGCCGATACGCTCGATCACTGCCGCAACGCTTTGCGGTTTGACCGCCAGTACCAAAGCCGGTGCCGCGGCCAGCACTTCGCTCAGGTCGGTGCAGGTTTTGGCTCCGGTGGCGCGGCTGAACCGCCGGCGCGCGCGGGCGTCGATATCCGCCGCGAGCATCTGCGCGGGTCGCATCACGCGTCGCGCCACCAACCCTTGCGCCAATGCGGTAGCCATATGGCCGGCGCCAATAAAGCCCAATTTAATCATGCCAGCCGTTCGCCAAACACCGCACGCCCCACGCGCACGATAGTTGCTCCTTCCTCGATAGCGATTTCGAAATCGTCGGTCATGCCCATGGATAATTCGCTTAGCCCAAGGCCGGTGGTGCGGACAAGCCGCTCGCGAAGCTCGCGCAAACTCGCGAAGTAGGGGCGGCTGGCTTCGGGATTGGGGCCTGCCGGCGGGATCGCCATCAGCCCTGCGATATCGACCACCTCGCGCGCGGCCGCGATCAGTGGCTCCAACTGAGCCGGCGCGATTCCGGTCTTGCTGGTCTCGGCGCCCAGATTGACCTCGATCAGGACACGCGGTCGGCGCGCGGGTTGCGCTTTGGCCAGCGCCTGGGCCAGACGAATGGAGTCCAGGCTTTCTATCAGGTCGAAGGCCGCTGCGGCGGCGCGCGCCTTGTTGGTTTGCAGATGGCCAATCAGATGCCAACTAATTCCGGGTAGCGGGCCCACCGCGAGCTGCTTGTCCAGTGCTTCCTGGACGTAATTTTCGCCGAACAAACGCGCCCCCGCTTGATACGCCGCGGTGATCGCGGGCGCCGGTTGGGTCTTGCTCGCCAGCACCAGTCGTACCGTGGCCGGAGCGCGCGCGGCCCGCCGCGCTGCCCTATCCATTCGCTCGCGCACCTGGGCCAGGCGCTCGGCGATCTCCTCCGCCGTCAGCATCGCGCTCCTCAGCTTAAGCCGCGCCGCGGGTACCGTCGATACCGTGGCGGACGAGCGCCGCCATTACTTCTTCGATCGGCAATCCCATGACGTTGGTAAGCGAACCCTCCACCTTTTCGATCAGGCTTCGTCCTTGGCCTTGAACCGCATAAGCTCCGGCCTTGTCGTAAGGTTCGTCAGTGGCGACGTATGCTTCAATCTCACCGACGCTCAGCTTGCGGAAGGTGACGATACTGCTGACCGCCCGGCACTCCAGCACTTGCTGGGTCCGTATCAAGGCAAAGCCGGTGATGACCTGATGGGCGCGGCCTGCCAACCGGCCGATCATCCAGCGCGCGTGATCGCGATCGCGCGGTTTTTCCAGCACCTCGTCTCCCACCGCGACCACGGTGTCGGCACCTAGCACGATGGCCGCCGGATAGCGCACCGCCACGGCGCGCGCCTTATCTTGGGCCAGCCGCATGGCGTAAGGCGCGGCAGCCTCGCCCGCCATCCGTTCCTCCTGGACTCCGCTTTCGATCGCCTCGAAGCGCACCCCCGCCTGGGTCAACAATTGGTGGCGGCGGGGGGATGCCGAGGCGAGCAACAAAACGCCTTGGTACGAGCTGCTCACCCTTGCCAGCATGCCGCTGATGTGGCCTGAATTAAAGGAGGCTAGCGCGTTGGCCGCGGCATCCAGTTCTATCGGCCGTAACGGCGGGGTCGGTGATGAGTGTGCAGAGGTTTGGTTGGATAGTGGCGGGAGCGCTCGCGATCCTGGCAATGGCGACGTGGCCGCAGGCACGCGCGCATCTGTCCCCATCTTCGCCCGCCCAAGCCTTTGTGGCCGGCTATAAATTTTTCGAGCTAGGTGACCTGCGCAATGCGCTACCCCGATTGCAGGCGGCGGGAACGCCTCCGCACCTCGCCGATTATGCGCTATTCTACCTAGGCCAGACCCAATTTGGGCTGCACGAATTTGTCGACGCCCAAGTCAGCTTTCAGCGTTTGCGTGACGGCTACCCGCAAAGCCTCTTCAGACCTCAGGCGGTGGTAATGCTGGCCAAGCTCGCGCTGATCGAAAATCAGTACGAGCTGGCCCGTCAGCAAGCCTTGCTGGGATTGGCGCTGTCCGATCAAGCCGGCCTGCGCGCCGAAGCCCGCCTGGTCCTGGGCCGCGCGCTTATCGGCCTGGGGCGATTAACCGACGGATACTTGCAACTTCAGACCCTGCGCCAGGAAGCCCCTCGCGCCAGCGCCGACGCTCAGGCCCGCGCCACCGTCGCGGCTTTGCTGCGGGCCCATCCCGAGTTGGCTCCGCCGCGCACCCTGGACAACCTCGCCGCCCAGGCCGAGCTGCTACTGCGCGAGGGGCAAGCCGGGCCGGCGCTTGAGAGCGCGCGCCAGGCCCTTAAGCTGTCGCCACCGCCCACCGAGCGCGATGCGATGCTATGGGTGATAGTGCGCGCCTCCCACGGCAACACCGAGCGCCAGGAGCAGGCCCTGCAAGATTACTTGGCGCAGGCGCCAAATGGCGTCCAGGCGCCCGCCGCGCTCGAGCAATTGGCTCTCCTTG from Candidatus Binataceae bacterium includes:
- a CDS encoding BamA/TamA family outer membrane protein, which produces MSAWISEHRRRLHCSQLSTRTIRGWRWLVAFGLLAAWLVTPAWAQANQGSGFSLTNPSSWPLIPVPEVVTDPYSGTTGGLMTVFLNLDNNQQIESIIAPDVNYNTLMGPGANFRYLAYPSADTQWYVIAGGAEKKAGSVEADYATGLERQRWWTAEGHFLFQRDPTYEFFGLSNNSSQGNESNYTYQQLYVDGLLGVNFSRHLQLALRERPRWVRTYHGAVTNLPYTRALFPDLKGLNGGTEMLNQLILSYDTRNSLTVPTSGGLAALFAGVSDRAFLSSSSYSEFAADFRRYQAIGNRVTLAGRIYTRYVPAGNETPFWAMSWMGGDSPGESSLLGLPVSDQQTWRGGGSGRYIDNNMLLFNFEVRTRVWSVNMFDTHAVVELAPFVDVGRVFHDASQLPFSQMHPAGGLGFRGLALPFVVAFVDVGYGPDGSAIFSGINYPF
- a CDS encoding lysylphosphatidylglycerol synthase domain-containing protein, whose protein sequence is MSWRDGGEWIEWTQLSTEPLLAAQAGSAPALGKLKTILGGLLALAIIVDVARGVSLEAFWRGLSQAHWPLFLLAAVASFTLWLLADSLLMARLFSYFHRPFAYSEMLVGVSTQHFLQLVNTALAASALVLFVHRRREVPLLAAGCTLAFQTFVDIQTLAVMELLAALLLAPAPLLLPWYYSAAGCVLAGGLSVLCMSGRPRWKPARWLYDRPSLTAIRQARLRHYAVLMSIRLATLSLQAILLYVEMRAFGIMLSPGLVLASIPAIVILAALPLTPLGLGSTQALFVYGFQAVADRGVLLALSMAIGAMDLLLRIPLGIALADVLGRDFTLAPRAPACATRWDAENAWERM
- a CDS encoding SDR family NAD(P)-dependent oxidoreductase; translated protein: MSDNLSLLITGGAGFIGSHAARRFARRGFRVTILDNLSRPGAELNLAWLRQECAEIEFTRCDVRDRDGIEAIFRGRQFSAVLHLAAQVAVTTSLAAPWEDFQTNAAGTLHLLEAVRRYCPEAVFIFASTNKVYGELAEFESTRRGKRWTFRDRQGVDESTLLDFHSPYGCSKGAADQYVIDYARIYGLRSAAFRQSCIYGERQFGIEDQGWVAWFAIAAVLGRPLTIYGDGAQVRDLLYVDDLLDAYELGLEHPEAIAGQAFNVGGGPANTLSLLELIELLESSLERRMSPRFESWRPGDQKVFVSDIGKLSRRLGWRPRVGCHEGVQRLLVWVRANRELLQRHLDVADSQAR
- a CDS encoding amidohydrolase family protein; its protein translation is MYKGIKVLDVHGHVSAPGNGFAVLAGMLASNTPRVHDPRTPQGLAGLNMTPEAWNASTGRHVSLMDDHNIDVQIIGPRPFAMLGWMQPHLLPHWTRLVNNFIAKQVEMHPTRFIGAAQLPQRSDAEDLSHCLPELDRCVNELGFGAVYLSPDPAGARTTPGMHKPYWYPVYERCQKLGLPIIVHGTNCLDPRFDVIPENYQIGFVMEQYLATQLLSHSDVFERFPELKVVVCHCGGALDRFIPSDRHLSQKDLRNNLFFDTCALDVNYLTAAIKQRTPARMLFGTETPGSGGAIRPETGRPSDDLVPIISGFDFLSEDDKQAIFHKNVLRICPALKKLAA
- a CDS encoding hemerythrin domain-containing protein, which produces MPAHGQLYALMAAEHLQLDRLLARASERDPGGDAAYEHFRQRLLRHISLEEKILLPMAARKSGEALPLAKRLQLDHGALAALLMLPPSGGGLHAIRAVLAVHNPLEEMAEGVYQQCEELAGDELPDLLGRLSAAPAVPVSSWSDSSKVYAAARRVLARAGYDPQLLEASGETAS
- a CDS encoding glutathione S-transferase family protein, with the protein product MKLYSRESSGNSYKARLLLSFLGLPYEKIEIERGGDGRNALPADYLTLNPRGQIPTLVDGEVVLWGSTAILYYLALTHDGQRRWMPAQARAGAEVLQWMELAQNEILSGLAIARGIIRWGFKEDLAACQAKGIKALTVMERRLANHQWLAGEEPTIAECACFPYTALCPEGQIDLGPYPGVRGWLARVKRLPGFVAMPGVE
- a CDS encoding DUF6496 domain-containing protein, giving the protein MPEKETLRRVRKDKEEGKAASTQAGEFVREEIEHVKHGKHGVKNPKQAIAIGLSKARRAGVELPPPEAGRRKEKSRKSTYGKSKGRGDGSKSGS
- a CDS encoding YggT family protein, producing the protein MFVYTNFVITLLGIVSQLLGLYLWVVIISAVMTWIEPNPYNPIVRFIYGITEPLFDFVRRYLPVVFAGFDFSPIVVLIAIEFIQGYFIPTFARLATTGFN
- the proC gene encoding pyrroline-5-carboxylate reductase, with the protein product MIKLGFIGAGHMATALAQGLVARRVMRPAQMLAADIDARARRRFSRATGAKTCTDLSEVLAAAPALVLAVKPQSVAAVIERIGALANGARPGQDKLVISIAAGIPLATLEGGLPGARVIRVMPNAPAMVGEGMAALARGRRAKPADLAFAHQLFVAVGEAVVVKDEALLDAVTALSGSGPAYVYLFIKALTEAACAEGLSAPQALAMALQTVRGAEAQMRQSKLAPDELIRMVASPGGTTEAALRAFEQGNFVQVVGHAVKAAATRSRELGRSR
- a CDS encoding YggS family pyridoxal phosphate-dependent enzyme, giving the protein MLTAEEIAERLAQVRERMDRAARRAARAPATVRLVLASKTQPAPAITAAYQAGARLFGENYVQEALDKQLAVGPLPGISWHLIGHLQTNKARAAAAAFDLIESLDSIRLAQALAKAQPARRPRVLIEVNLGAETSKTGIAPAQLEPLIAAAREVVDIAGLMAIPPAGPNPEASRPYFASLRELRERLVRTTGLGLSELSMGMTDDFEIAIEEGATIVRVGRAVFGERLA
- a CDS encoding Maf family protein is translated as MSSSYQGVLLLASASPRRHQLLTQAGVRFEAIESGVQEERMAGEAAAPYAMRLAQDKARAVAVRYPAAIVLGADTVVAVGDEVLEKPRDRDHARWMIGRLAGRAHQVITGFALIRTQQVLECRAVSSIVTFRKLSVGEIEAYVATDEPYDKAGAYAVQGQGRSLIEKVEGSLTNVMGLPIEEVMAALVRHGIDGTRGAA